A genomic region of Metopolophium dirhodum isolate CAU chromosome 1, ASM1992520v1, whole genome shotgun sequence contains the following coding sequences:
- the LOC132934290 gene encoding terminal uridylyltransferase Tailor-like, translating to MMKRKYVFTIGTSSLDAYDKLPELHKTTLSEFGNKEVLLKSIDKQFVEIINQEMFNTDIMDRLLMLINSIYKCTENHFEGSKIYLFGSRMSGLALKDSDVDLYFCIAGTFGGALSTDRDCQKELVGYLGKIFSCQSNEYKYIRQITRALVPIVKFLHVPTGLYCDISFKSGLSTQNTKLIRLYLSLNERVHWVVCAVVKRWALQNYMKHTSMFTSFALTWLVLFYLMATEVVPPLKLLREHADYSKNTFESDLMFIEDWDCTVCTLEKAKQIWEVPTISCWDLLFGFFKFYSDSGDLKQYVFCPAIGKAIRKDKFHQIPILHPDILNFNKKKNGNPFDWSKVLKYTFCGENLALQDPFDLFNNLTRCIVPRKLQIFSHLCNKTMEVMKNQVQKNYNLSYSQNN from the exons ATGatgaaaagaaaatatgtatttactattggtACGAGTTCACTAGATGCAT atGACAAATTACCGGAGTTACACAAAACAACGCTATCCGAGTTTGGAAATAAGGAAGTACTGCTAAAATCTATTGATAAACAATTCGTAGAAATTATTAATCAAGAAATGTTCAATACTGATATAATGGATAGATTGCTTATGTTAATAAACTCAATATATAAGTGTACTGAAAATCATTTCGAAGGAAGTAAAATCTATCTTTTTGGATCACGTATGTCAGGTCTTGCACTTAAAGATAGTGACGTGGACTTATACTTTTGTAtcg CTGGCACTTTTGGCGGAGCATTAAGTACTGATCGGGATTGTCAAAAGGAACTAGTAGGttatttaggaaaaatattttcttgtcaaagtaatgaatataaatatatacgacAAATAACTAGAGCACTCGTACctattgtaaaatttttacATGTCCCTACTGGCCTATATTGTGATATATCTTTCAAAAGTGGCCTCAGTACCCAAAACACTAAATTAATCag AttgtatttatcattgaatGAACGTGTTCACTGGGTAGTCTGTGCAGTTGTGAAACGTTGGGCGttacaaaattatatgaaacaTACTTCGATGTTTACTAGCTTTGCTTTAACATGGTTGGTTCTCTTTTATTTGATGGCTACTGAAGTTGTACCTCCATTAAAATTGCTCAGAGAACATGcagattattcaaaaaatacatttgaatcagatttaatgtttatagaag attGGGATTGTACCGTTTGCACTCTAGAAAAAGCCAAACAAATTTGGGAAGTACCAACGATTTCTTGTTGGGACTTAttatttggattttttaaattttattcagaCTCTGGTGATCTTAAGCAATATGTTTTTTGTCCAGCTATTGGAAAGGCTATACGTAAAGACAAGTTTCATCAAATTCCAATCTTACATCcagatatattaaattttaacaaaaaaaaaaatggaaacccTTTTGACTGgtctaaagtattaaaatatacattttgtggtGAAAATCTTGCACTACAAGATCCTTTTGATCTTTTCAACAATTTAACAAGATGTATAGTACCTAGAAAGCTACAGATTTTCTCTCATTTATGCAATAAAACAATGGAAGTTATGAAAAATCAAgtccaaaaaaattataatttatcttatagtcaaaataattaa